In the genome of Populus trichocarpa isolate Nisqually-1 chromosome 6, P.trichocarpa_v4.1, whole genome shotgun sequence, one region contains:
- the LOC7462295 gene encoding uncharacterized protein LOC7462295, whose product MIPAFLSKQEVLVVIMSEQRLLKAVSSVSYEIGKYETLEDIATIDEVKQAECECCGLKEDCTPDYISEVKGSYSGNWVCGLCSEAVKERMAQGPKVAMHEAVRSHKDFCLKFNTTRLNPQLSLTCAMRDIAKRSSENRGSKNSSTSRIARSTSCVPRIDLNQY is encoded by the exons ATGATACCTGCATTTCTATCGAAACAAGAAGTGTTAGTTGTAATCATG AGTGAGCAAAGGCTTCTGAAAGCGGTGTCTTCTGTTTCATATGAAATTGGCAAATATGAGACTTTGGAAGACATTGCTACCATTGATGAAGTCAAGCAAGCAGAATGTGAATGTTGTGGACTCAAAGAGGATTGCACGCCAGATTATATCTCGGAAGTTAAAGGCTCTTATTCTGGTAATTGGGTTTGTGGCCTTTGTTCTGAAGCTGTCAAAGAAAGAATGGCACAAGGTCCGAAAGTCGCCATGCATGAAGCTGTTCGCTCTCACAAGGATTTTTGCCTAAAGTTCAACACCACTAGACTCAACCCTCAGCTATCTTTGACGTGTGCAATGAGGGATATAGCAAAAAGAAGTAGTGAGAATAGAGGCTCCAAGAATTCGTCCACATCAAGGATTGCTCGAAGCACTAGCTGCGTTCCAAGGATTGATctcaaccaatattaa